A part of Paenibacillus sp. 481 genomic DNA contains:
- a CDS encoding NADH-quinone oxidoreductase subunit N translates to MDANQVQLLQWGDLAALAPELTLVIAAIVISLIDLFLPRRVNRNVIGWLSLGSVLASLGFVLWQIVQRAKLPLEASQAVQLLNHSYRIDDFALLIKIVLLVGTGFVLLLSLGSLRDDEEEIPHRGEYYYFLLPAAVGGMIMASSGDLITLYVGLELLSITSYILVGMKKNDRKATEGAFKYVVLGSVASAFVLYGMSFVYGMTGTTNLGGIAAGLRDYGASFEALVYVSFILMFVGFGFKIAAAPFHAWAPDVYQGAATPVTAFLAVVSKAAGFAILFRIFYNLYFALGEGFIIFIDLSTLILGVAAASMIIGTTMALRQANAKRLLALSGIANAGYLLVPIGINIIGVNTLHSSSFSEFYYYLFAYMFTNIGAFAVLMVVERSSGHDEMRGYAGLYHRSPWLAAAMTVFVLSLAGIPITAGFFGKLFIILGAVSTHAVWIAIVIMVTSVISFYFYFGFIRQMYMRAGTDEQVRIAVPHGIVIGVCVLAVIALGAFPNLFLTIVNTAFSIPVDLFVR, encoded by the coding sequence ATGGATGCAAATCAAGTTCAACTGCTGCAATGGGGCGATCTCGCTGCTTTGGCACCGGAGCTGACGTTAGTTATTGCAGCTATCGTCATCTCGCTAATTGACTTGTTCCTTCCTCGCCGCGTGAATCGAAACGTGATCGGCTGGCTTTCGCTCGGTAGCGTGCTGGCCTCCTTAGGCTTTGTGCTATGGCAAATTGTACAGCGAGCAAAGCTGCCTCTGGAGGCATCGCAAGCAGTTCAATTGCTGAATCACAGCTATCGCATCGATGACTTTGCACTGCTGATCAAGATCGTGCTCTTGGTCGGCACAGGCTTTGTCCTCTTGCTGAGCTTGGGTAGCCTGCGCGATGATGAGGAGGAAATCCCACATCGCGGCGAGTATTATTACTTTTTGTTGCCTGCTGCGGTAGGCGGGATGATTATGGCTTCTTCCGGCGATTTGATTACGCTGTATGTCGGCTTGGAGTTGCTTAGTATCACGTCTTACATCCTTGTCGGGATGAAGAAGAATGACCGCAAAGCAACAGAAGGTGCCTTTAAGTACGTTGTGCTCGGAAGCGTCGCGTCAGCCTTTGTATTGTACGGGATGTCATTCGTTTACGGCATGACAGGAACGACGAACCTAGGCGGAATTGCGGCGGGATTAAGAGATTATGGCGCATCGTTTGAAGCGCTAGTGTACGTCAGCTTTATCCTGATGTTCGTCGGCTTTGGCTTTAAGATTGCAGCTGCCCCTTTTCATGCATGGGCACCCGATGTGTACCAAGGTGCTGCAACGCCAGTTACAGCCTTTCTGGCAGTCGTGTCTAAAGCAGCGGGCTTCGCCATTTTGTTCCGCATATTTTACAACCTGTACTTTGCGTTAGGTGAAGGCTTTATTATTTTCATCGACTTATCAACGCTAATTCTTGGTGTGGCAGCTGCTTCGATGATTATCGGAACGACGATGGCGCTGCGGCAAGCGAATGCCAAACGACTGCTGGCGTTGTCAGGTATAGCAAATGCAGGTTATTTGCTCGTACCGATCGGTATTAATATCATTGGTGTGAATACGCTGCACTCCTCAAGCTTCTCCGAATTCTATTACTACTTGTTCGCATACATGTTCACGAACATTGGTGCGTTCGCAGTGTTAATGGTAGTGGAGCGGTCAAGCGGACACGATGAGATGCGAGGCTATGCAGGCTTATACCATCGCTCACCATGGTTAGCGGCGGCCATGACTGTATTTGTGCTCTCGTTGGCGGGCATTCCAATTACGGCTGGATTTTTCGGCAAGTTGTTCATCATATTGGGGGCTGTCAGCACTCATGCGGTCTGGATTGCGATTGTCATTATGGTAACAAGCGTCATTTCGTTTTATTTTTACTTCGGCTTTATTCGCCAAATGTATATGCGAGCAGGGACGGATGAGCAGGTGCGCATCGCTGTTCCTCATGGCATCGTCATTGGGGTGTGTGTACTCGCCGTGATCGCTTTAGGCGCGTTCCCGAACTTATTTTTAACAATCGTAAACACAGCGTTTTCGATTCCGGTTGATTTATTTGTGAGATAG
- the nuoH gene encoding NADH-quinone oxidoreductase subunit NuoH, which yields MEDLIKQTLTWQSGFIFLAWATVFLFVILGFVTYAIYFERKVIGWMQFRHGPTKVGPLGLLQTVADVLKLLLKEDTIPSKADRALFILAPVITFVPAFVVLATIPYTPSLRFADLNVGLLYYAALSSLSTIGIILGGWASNNKYSLLGGMRSAAQMISYEIPLVISVVGVIMLNGSLSLRTIVEGQGNYFWEWNFLPQIIGFVVFIIAAVSELNRTPFDLPEAESELVAGYHVEYSGFRFAFFMLGEYVYVIAIASLTTVLFFGGWHPPLPMLDFIPGLVWFLLKFSCCVFFLFWLRATMPRIRVDQLMSFGWKVLLPLALINVFITAAYIEIFNK from the coding sequence ATGGAGGATTTAATTAAACAGACGCTTACTTGGCAGAGTGGATTTATTTTTTTAGCATGGGCTACTGTGTTCTTGTTTGTCATACTTGGATTTGTTACTTATGCTATTTATTTTGAGCGAAAAGTAATTGGCTGGATGCAATTTCGTCACGGTCCGACTAAGGTCGGGCCTCTCGGCTTGTTGCAGACGGTAGCAGACGTGCTCAAATTGTTGCTCAAGGAAGATACGATACCGAGTAAGGCGGATCGAGCGTTGTTTATTTTGGCTCCGGTCATCACATTTGTGCCTGCATTTGTCGTACTAGCAACGATTCCGTATACACCAAGTTTGCGCTTTGCCGATTTAAATGTCGGATTACTTTATTATGCAGCATTGTCCAGTCTCTCGACGATTGGTATCATTTTAGGTGGGTGGGCATCCAATAATAAGTATTCGTTGCTTGGTGGCATGCGCTCAGCTGCACAAATGATTAGTTACGAAATTCCGCTCGTTATTTCAGTTGTTGGTGTAATTATGTTGAATGGAAGCCTCAGCTTGCGTACGATAGTAGAAGGGCAGGGTAACTATTTCTGGGAGTGGAACTTCCTGCCGCAAATCATCGGCTTTGTTGTATTTATTATCGCGGCGGTATCCGAGTTGAATCGAACCCCGTTCGATTTGCCGGAAGCTGAGTCAGAGCTTGTTGCAGGTTATCATGTCGAATACAGTGGTTTTCGGTTTGCCTTTTTCATGCTGGGGGAATACGTGTACGTGATTGCGATTGCTTCGCTGACGACCGTATTGTTTTTTGGCGGCTGGCATCCGCCGTTACCGATGCTTGATTTTATTCCAGGTTTAGTCTGGTTTTTGCTCAAGTTCTCATGCTGCGTCTTTTTCTTGTTCTGGCTACGTGCGACGATGCCGCGTATCCGTGTCGATCAACTGATGAGTTTTGGCTGGAAGGTGCTGCTGCCGTTGGCTTTGATTAACGTATTCATTACAGCAGCGTATATCGAAATCTTTAACAAATAG
- the nuoK gene encoding NADH-quinone oxidoreductase subunit NuoK yields MGTMLASLLTLAAILFCIGLFGVLTKRSAVIVLLSIELMLNAANLNLIAFSKYGVVPSFKGQIFSLFNIAIAAAEAAIGIAILIALYRNRGTANVDEFDDLKR; encoded by the coding sequence ATGGGCACGATGTTAGCCTCCCTTCTGACGCTTGCAGCCATCCTATTCTGTATCGGTTTGTTCGGCGTATTGACGAAACGAAGCGCGGTAATCGTGCTGCTGTCGATTGAGCTTATGCTGAATGCAGCTAACTTAAACTTGATTGCCTTTTCCAAGTATGGGGTAGTTCCTAGCTTCAAAGGGCAAATCTTTTCGCTCTTTAACATTGCTATCGCGGCCGCGGAAGCCGCTATAGGTATTGCAATCTTAATCGCGTTGTACCGTAACCGCGGAACGGCCAACGTGGATGAATTTGATGACTTGAAGAGGTAG
- a CDS encoding complex I subunit 4 family protein: protein MISWLTSWPILSLLIFSPLVGVLLLLCIPAKHKRAIQTVGIAATLLPLTLALIIYACYDGLKHGTALTEQLEWISVPLNLEAVASGFHAWTFNIQYHIGIDGLSLPLVLMTTIVVSMAAFASLYMKKRWKAYFILFLLLEIGMLGVFMARDLFLFFMFFEWTLVPTYFLIGIWGFVNREKAANRFLVYNGLGSAFLLVAFVILTATAGFAENPAASGGGHYMYTANIDTIKEQLYNESSPVNVPPANEPNPFYLSEEMRWTVFILLLLAFGIKLPIFPFHTWMLRVHAEAPAPVVMLHSGVLLKMGAYGLIQFGIALFPRETAEWSTILAVLGLVNVIYGAILAFVQTEFRLMLAYSSISHMGFVLFGIAAMNDIGMQGAVVQMVSHGFISALFFLLVGSLLERTNTTRLDELGGLAKSVPFLCGMLLLAGLASLGLPGLSGFIAELLSLLGLFGTLPWAAILGALGIILSAVYVLRGVLSISYGPIQAKHEGLKDARLVEAIPIMVLAACIILIGLFPSFVTAPIEDGVNQIVELFKVRG, encoded by the coding sequence ATGATTAGCTGGTTAACCTCATGGCCGATATTATCGTTACTTATATTTTCCCCGCTCGTTGGGGTGTTGTTATTATTGTGTATTCCTGCTAAACATAAGCGGGCGATTCAGACCGTAGGCATCGCGGCAACCTTGTTGCCCTTGACGCTAGCCCTTATCATTTACGCCTGTTATGACGGTCTAAAGCACGGTACAGCACTAACGGAGCAACTGGAATGGATTTCAGTTCCACTTAATTTAGAAGCGGTTGCTTCAGGCTTTCATGCGTGGACGTTTAACATTCAATATCATATAGGAATTGATGGCCTATCGTTGCCGCTCGTCTTAATGACGACGATTGTCGTGTCGATGGCGGCGTTTGCTTCACTTTATATGAAGAAGCGTTGGAAAGCGTACTTTATTTTGTTCCTACTGCTTGAAATCGGTATGCTCGGCGTGTTTATGGCACGTGATTTGTTCTTATTTTTTATGTTCTTTGAATGGACACTCGTACCGACCTATTTCTTAATTGGCATTTGGGGCTTTGTGAATCGTGAAAAAGCGGCGAACCGTTTCTTAGTGTACAACGGTTTAGGTTCAGCATTTTTGCTCGTAGCGTTCGTTATTTTGACGGCGACAGCTGGCTTTGCGGAGAATCCGGCTGCATCGGGCGGCGGCCACTATATGTATACGGCGAATATCGATACGATTAAGGAGCAGCTATATAACGAGTCTTCTCCGGTCAACGTGCCGCCCGCCAACGAACCTAATCCGTTCTACTTATCGGAAGAGATGCGTTGGACGGTATTTATTTTGCTGCTGCTTGCTTTTGGTATTAAGCTGCCGATATTTCCGTTCCATACGTGGATGCTACGCGTGCACGCAGAGGCACCAGCCCCTGTCGTCATGCTGCATTCAGGCGTGCTGCTAAAAATGGGGGCGTACGGCTTAATTCAATTCGGCATCGCCTTATTCCCGCGTGAGACCGCGGAGTGGTCAACGATATTGGCTGTACTCGGCCTTGTGAATGTTATTTATGGCGCTATTCTCGCCTTTGTACAAACGGAGTTCCGTCTTATGCTCGCTTATTCGAGTATTAGCCACATGGGCTTTGTGTTGTTCGGGATTGCCGCTATGAACGATATTGGCATGCAGGGTGCAGTCGTGCAAATGGTATCGCACGGATTTATTTCAGCACTGTTCTTCCTGCTCGTGGGTAGCTTGCTTGAGCGCACGAATACAACACGTTTAGACGAGCTTGGTGGCTTAGCAAAAAGTGTGCCTTTCTTGTGCGGCATGCTACTGCTGGCAGGCTTGGCATCGCTCGGCTTGCCAGGGCTATCCGGCTTTATTGCAGAGCTGCTGTCCTTGCTCGGCTTGTTCGGTACACTGCCATGGGCAGCTATACTGGGTGCGCTCGGTATTATTTTGAGCGCCGTGTACGTGTTGCGCGGGGTGCTCAGCATCTCTTATGGCCCGATTCAGGCGAAGCATGAGGGATTGAAAGATGCACGCTTAGTGGAAGCGATACCGATTATGGTGCTGGCGGCATGCATCATTTTAATTGGTCTGTTCCCATCCTTTGTGACAGCACCGATTGAAGACGGCGTGAATCAAATCGTTGAATTATTCAAGGTAAGGGGGTAA
- a CDS encoding NADH-quinone oxidoreductase subunit C yields MSEQNKDEAAEKATTDKPVRAPLSEEEKAARLKAAAERRAARATDEGAGENTAAVKSEAGENVAAVKSEAGTGATSTVKSEATSTVGAGDAGKSVAQAAEAGSGPACATDDAGAAKERPARPPRAKASDEPEKPKEPSPKQPLLDKLVALLKAEVAEDAVEESGINEINTHLPTVTIKNEHWLKSAELLRHHTEWEQHYLRNVSGVDQETHMEVIYHMINLSTKVEVAVRVKTDREAPSIASVAPIWPTADWNEREIFDLLGIDFPGHPDLRRIMMPDDWIGYPLRKDYEPLDSEV; encoded by the coding sequence ATGAGTGAGCAGAACAAGGACGAAGCTGCTGAAAAGGCAACGACAGACAAACCTGTACGTGCACCGTTAAGTGAGGAAGAAAAGGCAGCAAGGCTGAAAGCGGCTGCGGAGCGTCGTGCGGCTCGTGCGACTGATGAAGGCGCCGGGGAAAATACGGCGGCAGTGAAGAGTGAAGCCGGAGAAAATGTGGCAGCAGTAAAGAGTGAAGCTGGAACAGGCGCGACATCAACAGTGAAAAGTGAAGCGACATCAACAGTGGGAGCTGGCGATGCCGGAAAAAGTGTGGCACAGGCTGCCGAAGCAGGCAGTGGCCCAGCATGTGCAACTGATGATGCTGGAGCGGCTAAGGAACGCCCTGCGCGTCCACCGCGTGCGAAGGCGAGCGATGAGCCAGAGAAGCCGAAGGAGCCGTCTCCGAAGCAACCGCTTCTAGACAAGCTGGTAGCGCTGCTGAAAGCAGAGGTTGCAGAGGACGCTGTCGAAGAGTCCGGCATTAATGAAATCAACACCCATCTCCCCACCGTAACAATCAAAAATGAGCACTGGCTCAAGAGCGCAGAACTGCTGCGTCATCATACGGAGTGGGAACAACATTATTTACGCAACGTCTCTGGTGTTGACCAAGAAACACATATGGAAGTCATCTATCATATGATCAACTTGTCCACGAAGGTAGAGGTAGCCGTGCGAGTAAAAACAGATCGCGAAGCACCATCCATTGCTTCGGTAGCTCCGATATGGCCGACAGCGGATTGGAATGAACGCGAAATATTCGATTTACTTGGCATCGACTTCCCTGGACATCCTGATCTGCGCCGGATTATGATGCCGGATGATTGGATCGGCTATCCGCTGCGCAAAGACTACGAGCCATTGGATTCGGAGGTGTAG
- the nuoI gene encoding NADH-quinone oxidoreductase subunit NuoI: MKGLFKGLGVTFKALTSKKVTYAYPDVPLQMPDRFRGIQHFDPDKCIVCNQCARICPTECITLTGKPNPDPEKKGKVIDTYDINFEICILCDLCTEVCPTEAIVMTNNFELASFSRDELFKDLNWLNDNNVNVRQENNSAMPKGGAK, encoded by the coding sequence ATGAAAGGATTATTCAAGGGGCTGGGCGTTACCTTTAAGGCGCTGACATCGAAAAAAGTTACCTATGCCTACCCGGATGTACCGCTGCAAATGCCTGATCGATTTCGGGGTATTCAGCATTTTGACCCGGACAAATGTATTGTGTGTAATCAATGCGCGCGCATTTGCCCGACGGAGTGTATTACGTTAACAGGAAAGCCTAATCCCGATCCGGAAAAAAAGGGAAAGGTGATTGATACGTATGACATCAACTTTGAGATTTGTATTTTGTGCGACTTATGCACAGAAGTATGTCCGACAGAGGCAATCGTGATGACGAACAACTTTGAACTGGCCTCGTTCAGTCGCGATGAGTTGTTTAAGGATTTGAACTGGCTGAATGACAACAATGTGAATGTGCGGCAAGAAAATAACTCCGCCATGCCGAAAGGGGGCGCCAAGTAA
- a CDS encoding NuoB/complex I 20 kDa subunit family protein: protein MEFSLESITPEERRELDRNVFFGTLEQLKGWARSNSLWPLTFGLACCAIEMMGSGASHYDLDRFGVLFRTSPRQSDVMIVAGTVTKKMAPLLRRLYDQMPEPKWVIAMGSCATAGGPYVKSYAVVKGVDQVVPVDVYIPGCPPNPAALIYGINKLQEKIRYEAKTGKRVTNR, encoded by the coding sequence ATGGAATTCTCTTTGGAATCGATAACGCCGGAAGAACGGCGGGAGTTGGATCGCAACGTCTTTTTTGGCACATTGGAACAATTGAAAGGTTGGGCACGAAGTAACTCGTTATGGCCACTTACGTTTGGTCTCGCATGCTGCGCGATCGAAATGATGGGATCGGGAGCCTCGCATTATGATTTAGACCGGTTTGGTGTCCTGTTTCGTACGTCGCCACGCCAGTCGGACGTCATGATTGTAGCAGGCACGGTGACGAAGAAGATGGCACCTTTGTTACGACGCTTGTATGACCAAATGCCAGAGCCGAAGTGGGTTATTGCTATGGGCTCATGCGCAACGGCAGGAGGACCATACGTGAAGTCGTACGCCGTCGTAAAGGGCGTGGACCAAGTTGTCCCCGTTGATGTGTACATTCCAGGTTGCCCACCGAACCCAGCAGCACTTATCTATGGCATCAACAAACTCCAAGAAAAAATCCGCTACGAGGCGAAGACCGGAAAGCGGGTGACGAATAGATGA
- the nuoL gene encoding NADH-quinone oxidoreductase subunit L, with protein sequence MESVFSQYAWAIPLIPLLAFLVLTALGRQMKGVAAAVGVLSSLAALTLSILILWERVTGSPDDYTRSFNWLSFGDIRLEFGFDVTNLNALMLVIVTFVSTLVNVYSKGYMNGDERQTVFYAYIALFTSSMLGLVLSPNLLQLYIFWELVGVCSFLLVGFWYERPAARAAAKKAFIVTRIGDVGLFIAILLLFWHMPNHALDFTSISNVFASTDVMAQQGISAGLATWIASLIFVGAVGKSGQFPLHTWLPDAMEGPTPISALIHAATMVAAGVYLVARTFDIFHMSPTAMTIVAAVGGFTAIFAATIGIAQRDIKRVLAYSTVSQLGYMMMALGLGAVTAGIFHLFTHAFFKALLFLGAGSVIHAVHTQDMFQMGGLGRKMKVTAWTFAIGALALSGIPPFSGFWSKDAILTVAWNENKLLFVVGVVAAFFTALYMARLFFLVFTGEPNPSNSSHASSAAGARDNGHKHHLQNVHESPPAMTIPLIILAVMSIVAGFIYTPFNSSFETWLTGQPAQEHANVVVMVVSALVGILGIGIGYLIYGPKGSRRDGWGDKVKPVYRLLERKYYIDELYHVVFVRSLQGIGQVLKAIDRWVVDGIVRLVTGFAVGIGRTSTRVQNGQLQTYGLLSVFGFAALVLFVLALGRRFW encoded by the coding sequence ATGGAATCCGTCTTTTCGCAATATGCGTGGGCCATCCCGCTCATTCCGTTGCTTGCGTTCCTCGTGCTGACGGCGCTTGGTCGTCAGATGAAAGGAGTGGCTGCAGCGGTGGGCGTTCTCAGCTCACTCGCTGCGTTGACGCTATCTATCCTTATTTTGTGGGAGCGGGTTACGGGTTCACCGGATGATTATACCCGCAGTTTTAATTGGCTAAGCTTTGGCGATATTCGCTTGGAGTTTGGCTTTGATGTGACGAATTTGAACGCACTTATGCTGGTCATTGTAACGTTCGTCAGTACACTAGTGAATGTGTATTCAAAAGGGTATATGAACGGTGATGAGCGTCAGACCGTGTTCTACGCTTACATTGCGTTGTTTACAAGCTCGATGCTTGGACTCGTGCTGTCACCTAACTTGCTCCAGTTGTATATTTTTTGGGAGCTGGTGGGGGTATGCTCGTTCTTGCTTGTGGGCTTTTGGTACGAGCGTCCAGCGGCGCGTGCTGCTGCGAAAAAGGCGTTTATCGTGACGCGGATCGGTGATGTTGGACTATTTATTGCGATATTGCTCTTATTCTGGCACATGCCGAACCATGCGCTCGACTTCACTTCGATCAGCAATGTGTTTGCAAGTACAGATGTAATGGCACAGCAAGGTATTTCTGCGGGGCTGGCAACATGGATTGCATCGCTTATTTTTGTCGGTGCGGTCGGTAAATCAGGGCAGTTCCCTCTGCATACGTGGCTGCCGGATGCGATGGAAGGACCGACACCGATTTCGGCGCTTATTCATGCGGCGACGATGGTTGCGGCAGGCGTTTATTTGGTCGCGCGGACGTTTGATATTTTTCACATGTCGCCGACTGCGATGACAATCGTGGCTGCCGTAGGTGGATTCACCGCCATTTTTGCGGCGACGATCGGCATTGCACAGCGCGATATTAAACGTGTGCTTGCCTATTCCACAGTAAGCCAGCTCGGTTACATGATGATGGCGCTTGGATTAGGGGCGGTCACAGCGGGTATTTTTCACTTATTCACGCACGCGTTCTTTAAAGCACTACTGTTTCTCGGTGCAGGCAGCGTGATTCATGCTGTACATACACAGGATATGTTTCAAATGGGCGGTCTTGGCCGCAAAATGAAGGTGACCGCGTGGACGTTTGCCATCGGGGCTTTGGCGTTGTCGGGTATTCCGCCATTCTCGGGGTTCTGGTCGAAGGATGCTATTTTGACCGTAGCATGGAATGAGAATAAGCTGCTGTTCGTCGTTGGCGTCGTGGCCGCGTTCTTTACGGCACTCTATATGGCGCGCTTGTTCTTCCTCGTCTTTACGGGAGAACCTAACCCATCGAACAGTTCCCATGCTTCTAGCGCGGCTGGGGCGAGGGACAATGGACATAAGCATCATTTGCAAAATGTTCATGAGTCGCCGCCTGCAATGACCATTCCGCTCATCATCTTAGCGGTCATGTCTATTGTGGCAGGGTTTATCTACACACCTTTCAACAGCAGCTTTGAAACGTGGTTAACGGGTCAACCCGCGCAAGAGCATGCTAATGTTGTTGTTATGGTGGTCTCGGCTCTCGTCGGCATCCTTGGAATCGGGATAGGTTATCTAATCTATGGTCCGAAGGGCAGTCGCCGCGATGGCTGGGGTGACAAGGTCAAGCCAGTGTACCGCTTGTTAGAGCGAAAATATTATATCGATGAATTGTACCACGTCGTGTTTGTTCGCTCTTTGCAAGGGATCGGACAAGTGCTGAAGGCGATAGACAGGTGGGTGGTGGACGGGATTGTTCGTCTTGTCACCGGATTTGCGGTCGGCATCGGCAGAACGTCGACCCGTGTTCAGAACGGACAATTGCAAACGTATGGCTTGTTGTCCGTGTTTGGCTTCGCTGCGCTCGTACTGTTTGTACTAGCGTTAGGAAGGAGGTTCTGGTAA
- a CDS encoding NADH-quinone oxidoreductase subunit D, which yields MIRTEELLLNVGPQHPSTHGVFRIIVKLDGEVITEATPVMGYLHRGTEKLAEQLNYTQIIPYTDRMDYVSAMTNNYVLVHAVEKLMQLEVPERAQFMRLIVMELQRVASHLVWWGTYLLDIGAMSPFLFAFRDREMIIDLFNELCGARLTYNYMRVGGVKWDAPPGWIEKVREFIPYMRKQLEEYDRLVSGNEIFLARIKGIGKYDAETAIAYGLSGANLRCTGVDWDLRKNEPYCLYERFEFDVPVATEGDCYARYLIRLEEIVQSLRILEQAVEQFPSTGETMGKVPRVIRPPAGEVYARIESPRGEIGCYIVSKGKAEPFRLKFRRPSFVNLQILPQLLKGETMTNLITILGGVDIVVGEVDC from the coding sequence GTGATTCGCACAGAAGAGTTGCTCTTAAACGTTGGACCACAGCATCCAAGTACACACGGCGTATTTCGCATTATAGTGAAGCTGGACGGTGAAGTGATTACCGAAGCGACGCCTGTCATGGGTTATTTGCACCGTGGTACAGAAAAGCTGGCAGAACAATTAAACTACACTCAAATTATCCCTTATACAGACCGCATGGACTACGTTTCTGCGATGACGAACAACTATGTACTCGTACATGCCGTCGAGAAGCTTATGCAGCTAGAAGTACCTGAACGCGCACAATTTATGCGTCTTATTGTCATGGAACTACAGCGTGTAGCAAGTCATCTCGTTTGGTGGGGCACATATTTGCTCGACATTGGGGCCATGAGTCCATTTTTATTTGCATTCCGTGATCGTGAAATGATCATCGATCTTTTCAACGAATTGTGCGGCGCCCGCTTAACGTACAACTATATGCGTGTTGGCGGCGTCAAATGGGATGCTCCCCCCGGATGGATAGAGAAAGTACGCGAATTTATACCCTATATGAGAAAACAACTTGAGGAATATGACCGACTCGTCAGCGGAAACGAAATCTTTTTAGCCCGTATTAAAGGTATCGGAAAATACGATGCGGAGACAGCCATTGCCTATGGCTTGAGCGGAGCTAACTTACGCTGTACGGGTGTGGATTGGGACCTACGAAAGAACGAGCCTTACTGCTTATACGAACGATTTGAATTTGATGTGCCTGTTGCTACGGAAGGTGATTGCTATGCGCGTTACCTGATTCGCTTGGAAGAGATTGTACAGAGTCTGCGCATTCTTGAGCAGGCGGTGGAGCAATTTCCGAGTACAGGTGAAACGATGGGTAAAGTGCCTCGCGTAATCCGACCGCCAGCAGGTGAAGTGTATGCCCGTATCGAATCACCTCGCGGAGAGATTGGCTGTTATATCGTGTCAAAAGGCAAAGCAGAGCCATTCCGCTTAAAATTCCGTCGTCCGTCCTTCGTTAACTTGCAAATCTTACCCCAATTGCTGAAAGGCGAAACGATGACGAACCTCATTACCATCTTGGGCGGCGTTGACATCGTCGTCGGGGAGGTTGATTGCTAA
- a CDS encoding NADH-quinone oxidoreductase subunit J, whose product MFNFSIDWTGETIVFFVLATLIVIGAVLMLNFTKVVHMVVSLALAFIGLAGMYVLLEAEFVAFVQVLVYAGAISILMIFGIMMTNHDGRDEEVVKPWKEALAAVGCLALFGTLFFSIRNAQFPVPSGETSLSTDNTLHLGKQIFTEHVIPFELLSVLLTVAFIGAIVLAKKEEE is encoded by the coding sequence ATGTTTAACTTCTCCATCGATTGGACGGGGGAGACTATCGTCTTCTTTGTATTGGCGACCCTTATCGTAATCGGTGCAGTACTTATGCTTAATTTCACAAAAGTGGTGCATATGGTCGTTTCGCTTGCATTAGCCTTTATCGGCTTAGCGGGGATGTATGTTCTACTCGAGGCGGAATTCGTTGCATTTGTGCAGGTGCTTGTGTACGCAGGGGCAATTTCCATCTTGATGATTTTTGGTATTATGATGACCAATCATGATGGACGGGATGAAGAAGTGGTGAAACCGTGGAAAGAAGCGCTGGCAGCAGTAGGCTGCCTTGCGCTGTTCGGTACGCTGTTCTTTTCGATTCGCAACGCACAATTTCCTGTCCCGAGCGGTGAAACGTCATTGTCGACGGACAATACGCTGCACTTGGGCAAGCAAATCTTCACGGAGCACGTCATTCCTTTTGAGTTGCTCTCCGTCTTGCTCACAGTAGCTTTTATCGGGGCGATCGTGTTGGCGAAAAAGGAGGAGGAGTAA